The Pocillopora verrucosa isolate sample1 chromosome 14, ASM3666991v2, whole genome shotgun sequence genome has a segment encoding these proteins:
- the LOC136278247 gene encoding melanocyte-stimulating hormone receptor-like has translation MITSKFEANYSSNSSANHKIGFETVVIANCILNAPLMLLSIVGNALVLVAILKTPSLRSPSVIFLCNLAVSDLLVELVVQPVYIVEQMVKTVPKLQEAVGGMGFAGCGVSLWTMTAITVDRFLALHYHLRYPNLMTTSRAIYTIVTIWCIITLFSFSVLWSPRIHYFLGAFCITICLLVCLVCFIKIYRIVRRHQVQIHVQQQAVENSTDTNKQQIRQSTKSAKNIFIYFLVMILCYTPLFFVYIILINNLNSIVLRTFPVTVAFMNSSINPFLYCWRTPELRRAVFKTARLLFCREMD, from the coding sequence ATGATTACAAGCAAATTTGAAGCAAACTATTCCAGTAACTCATCAGCTAACCATAAAATTGGTTTTGAGACAGTGGTAATTGCAAACTGCATCCTCAATGCACCTTTGATGTTGCTATCCATCGTTGGTAACGCTCTTGTGTTAGTCGCCATATTGAAGACGCCATCGCTTCGTTCACCTTCCGtcatttttctctgcaatttggCTGTTTCAGATCTCCTTGTGGAATTGGTAGTACAACCAGTTTATATAGTAGAACAAATGGTAAAAACTGTTCCAAAACTACAAGAAGCAGTAGGAGGAATGGGATTTGCTGGGTGCGGTGTTTCTCTTTGGACGATGACAGCCATAACAGTGGATCGTTTCTTAGCTCTCCACTATCACCTGCGGTACCCaaatttaatgacaacaagcCGGGCAATCTATACAATAGTAACTATTTGGTGTATCATCAcgttattctctttttcagttctttggtCGCCGCGTATTCATTATTTTCTTGGAGCTTTTTGTATCACAATTTGCCTTTTagtttgcttggtttgtttTATCAAGATTTACCGAATTGTTCGCCGGCATCAGGTGCAAATTCACGTTCAACAACAAGCAGTGGAAAATTCAACTGATACAAATAAACAGCAAATACGACAATCAACAAAGAGTGCGAAAAATATCTTCATATATTTCCTCGTCATGATTTTATGCTACActccattgttttttgtttatattattttaattaataatttaaactcGATAGTTCTCCGGACCTTTCCGGTTACTGTAGCATTCATGAATTCGTCTATCAATCCATTTCTATATTGCTGGCGTACTCCCGAGCTCCGAAGggcagtttttaaaacagcaaggcTTTTATTTTGTAGAGAAATGGATTAA